The following proteins are co-located in the Chryseobacterium daecheongense genome:
- a CDS encoding T9SS type A sorting domain-containing protein: MKKLLLTCMMALGIGASAQILVTEGFEGSSLPSGWASTTTGSGTSSTPGGYGTSAGTACVGSKAVYKNIYGSTYTGWNLTYSSTTSNATALTYSFKYLAKGYSTSGAVSGSVAADYSVDGGTTWVDILAPVVLDSPNGTPIPCTTVSGTIPAGTIPTGASFKFRLKSTSTSTGDFYMGFDDVQLAQTLTNAPSCNQISAPADAATGISVTPTITWASAAFATGYTLNIGTTAGGTDVVNGLDVGAVTSYTIPNTSALNYSTLYYVTVIPKNNIGSASGCTSTSFTTRAVVCPTVSAPSAGAIGQPLTPTITWGAVNSATGYKLTVGTTPGGTDILNNLDLGNVTTYTFTTPLALSSTYYYTVNSYSPTSTSSSCTERSFSTICGPTNIPYSQNFESVSTPALPACTSIENAGNGNNWTTYSSAGGGFNTKVLNYTYNSSNAANAWFYTQGINLTGGVSYRIKYIYGNASGTTYPEKLKVAYGTAESSASMTNVLADYPNVTNGTTPISATVDFVPTTSGVYYFGFNAYSDADMNRLYVDNIVIDATPTCAEPSALVVSNVAATTATISWTAPATVPAGGYEYYYSTSNTAPTATTQASGTSTTVTADLNNLTAATVYYVWVRSVCSSSDKSAWSQLATFTTACITSQTLTENFDSTTEGSLPPCWTSIGSTVSYAKVMAYTSANTGAIISGANALYLYTSGSSTGMLATPEIANLQSNNYILKFKARANYTAGGVVQIGYLTDPANTSTFVVLGTYTSTSVTVADDYQLSITGVPAGVNKLVFKHTGTPANSVLIDDISYMLDPSLGTSEVANAKNTIKVYPNPFADVLNISDVSKVKSFSVSDVAGRLVKTIANPTSVLQLGELNSGMYLITLELKDGSKQTIKTIKK, translated from the coding sequence ATGAAAAAACTTCTACTCACGTGTATGATGGCTCTTGGTATAGGGGCATCTGCACAGATTTTAGTTACTGAGGGGTTCGAAGGCTCAAGTTTGCCTTCAGGATGGGCCAGTACAACGACCGGATCAGGGACGAGTTCCACACCTGGAGGGTATGGGACAAGTGCGGGTACGGCCTGTGTCGGGAGCAAAGCGGTCTATAAGAATATTTATGGATCTACCTACACAGGTTGGAATTTGACCTATTCTTCCACAACTTCTAATGCAACTGCGCTTACGTATTCTTTCAAATACCTAGCGAAAGGGTATAGTACTTCAGGTGCCGTTAGCGGAAGTGTAGCTGCTGATTACTCTGTAGATGGAGGGACGACATGGGTTGATATCCTAGCGCCTGTGGTTCTTGATAGTCCTAACGGAACCCCGATTCCATGTACGACCGTTTCAGGAACAATTCCTGCGGGAACAATTCCAACAGGGGCAAGCTTTAAGTTCAGACTGAAAAGCACAAGTACATCTACCGGAGACTTCTATATGGGGTTTGATGATGTTCAGCTAGCTCAGACCTTAACGAATGCGCCTTCATGTAATCAGATTTCAGCTCCTGCCGATGCAGCAACAGGAATCTCGGTAACACCAACTATTACCTGGGCTTCTGCCGCCTTTGCAACAGGGTATACATTAAATATCGGAACAACAGCAGGGGGAACTGATGTTGTGAATGGTCTTGATGTGGGTGCAGTAACCAGCTATACCATTCCAAATACTTCAGCGCTGAATTATTCAACGTTGTATTATGTAACAGTAATTCCGAAGAATAACATTGGATCGGCATCCGGATGTACAAGTACTTCTTTCACAACACGCGCGGTAGTTTGCCCGACTGTATCTGCACCATCTGCAGGGGCTATCGGACAGCCATTAACTCCTACCATTACATGGGGTGCGGTAAATTCTGCTACAGGATATAAACTTACTGTAGGAACTACACCAGGTGGAACAGATATCCTGAATAATCTGGATTTAGGAAATGTGACTACATATACATTTACTACTCCATTAGCATTAAGCAGTACTTATTATTATACTGTAAATTCCTACAGCCCAACCAGTACGTCGTCATCTTGTACAGAAAGAAGTTTCTCTACGATTTGTGGACCAACCAACATTCCTTATTCTCAGAATTTCGAAAGTGTATCGACTCCTGCATTGCCGGCTTGTACTTCTATTGAAAATGCAGGGAATGGTAATAACTGGACAACCTATTCTTCTGCGGGAGGAGGGTTCAATACTAAGGTTCTTAACTACACTTATAATAGTTCAAATGCTGCTAACGCATGGTTTTATACACAAGGTATTAACCTTACAGGGGGAGTATCTTACAGAATAAAATACATCTATGGAAATGCAAGTGGTACTACATATCCTGAAAAACTGAAAGTAGCTTATGGTACTGCTGAATCCAGTGCTTCAATGACCAACGTATTAGCAGATTACCCTAATGTAACCAATGGTACTACACCAATTTCTGCAACCGTAGATTTTGTTCCTACAACTTCGGGAGTGTATTATTTTGGATTTAATGCATACTCAGATGCTGATATGAACAGATTGTACGTAGATAATATCGTTATTGATGCTACACCGACTTGTGCTGAGCCTTCTGCATTAGTAGTATCGAATGTAGCGGCTACTACAGCAACTATTTCATGGACTGCTCCTGCTACTGTACCTGCCGGTGGTTATGAATATTATTATTCTACTTCTAACACGGCTCCAACTGCTACTACTCAAGCATCGGGAACGAGTACTACGGTTACAGCTGATTTAAATAATCTTACTGCAGCTACCGTATATTATGTTTGGGTGCGTTCAGTATGTAGTTCTTCAGATAAAAGTGCATGGTCTCAATTGGCAACATTTACAACTGCTTGTATTACATCACAAACATTGACTGAAAACTTTGATTCAACAACGGAAGGAAGTCTTCCTCCATGCTGGACAAGTATAGGTTCTACCGTTAGTTATGCGAAAGTAATGGCTTATACGAGTGCAAATACTGGTGCTATAATCAGTGGGGCTAATGCATTGTACCTTTATACAAGTGGCTCAAGTACAGGAATGTTAGCGACTCCTGAAATTGCGAATCTACAGTCTAATAACTACATCCTTAAATTTAAGGCAAGAGCAAATTATACTGCCGGAGGAGTTGTTCAGATCGGTTATTTAACAGATCCTGCTAATACTTCAACTTTTGTAGTATTGGGAACGTATACTTCTACAAGTGTAACGGTTGCTGATGATTACCAACTTAGTATTACGGGAGTGCCGGCTGGTGTTAACAAGCTTGTATTTAAACATACAGGAACTCCTGCCAATAGTGTTCTTATAGATGATATCAGCTATATGCTGGATCCGAGTCTGGGAACTTCAGAAGTAGCTAATGCTAAGAATACGATTAAAGTTTATCCTAATCCATTTGCAGATGTGCTGAACATTTCTGATGTTTCTAAAGTGAAATCTTTTTCTGTTTCTGATGTGGCAGGAAGATTAGTAAAAACAATTGCGAACCCTACTTCGGTTCTTCAGTTAGGAGAATTGAATTCAGGAATGTATCTGATTACACTTGAATTGAAAGATGGTTCTAAACAAACGATTAAAACGATCAAAAAATAG